The genomic window TACGGCGAGGTTGTCTCTTATACTCATATTGAAGATATACGGCATCTGGCTCACCATCTGTATGCTGCCACGCACGGTGTCCTGGTCAAGCTCTTTTATATCGCAGCCGTCAAGGGTTATCGTTCCGCTGTCGGGCTCGTACAGACGGGATATGAGCGAGAGTATCGTGCTCTTTCCGCAGCCGCTCTGGCCTACGAAGGCTACGAACTCTCCTGCCTTGATGTGCAGGTCGATGCCGTTTAAAACTGACACCTTAGAGCCGTTTGCACGCCTGTAGGAGAAGTGAACATCGTGCAGCTCGATATCGCCTTTGACTGTATCAAGGTGCTTGTCACCGAAGACTTCCTTTTCATAGTCGTCGCTGTTCATCAGCTGGAATATACGCTCTGATGCGAGCCCCAGGTTGTAAACAGAGGACATCATCGAGGATATCGACTGCGAGCAGGTGTAAACTCTGCCGTTGTAGTTATAGAGTATCAGCGCAGATGAAGGTGACATCTTGCCGAGCGACATCTGAAGCGCAAGAAGTGCCATGTACATAAAGTTAGTCCAGCCGACAAACTGTGTCCTCAGCAGGATAAACCGCATAGACCGAAAACGCATATCCGAAACAAGGTCTACGCTTTCGTCGATGCTTGAGCGCAGCTTTGTCATAAAGCTCTGCTCGCAGTGCATCAGCTTTATGTCACGGTGAGCACGCACCATTTCTCCGGTAAAGCTCGTGTGCCTTTCGATAGCGCTGCTGCAGCGGCGCATATCGTCAGTCAGGTTGATGTGGTGCGACCTCTGTATCAGGAAGTAGATAGTAAACAGCACTATCTCAAATACGAGCATCTTTACCGACACGAGCGCAAACGCCGCAAGAAGGCTTATGAGCCGCAGAAGCTCGGTGCTTGCAGCAAGTATCTCGTCGATGCTGTCAACTACCTTCTCAGTCTCGTTGATAAGACGCTGGGTGAATACGCCGGTGCCGTTCTCGTCCATGCAGTCTGTCCTGACACGCATGATGTTTTCGGTGAGGTCGTATTTCATCTGCTTTATCATCTCACCGTATGAGGCTCGCAGCATCTTGCTCGTGATGTAATTGAGAAAGCTCGCAGCGACCGCCTGCAACAGCAGCAGCCCGGCAGCGAGGTATATCTTCTTTATCTCAGAGCCTGAGTATGCAATGATTATCTGTGCCGAGATTATCGGCTCCAGCACGTTGAAAAACATCTGAAATGCACGAAGAATGCAAGCAGCAACAAAGCTCTTTTTCTTTTTCATCATGTATTTCAGTATCTCTTTTGTCATTTTGAAATCTACGTGCGGCACCTGCGGAGAGTATACTATGACGTTCTTTTTACCTTTGAACTCCCAGGTGGGAGGGCAGTCAAGAGATGACATTATCCTGCTCTGTATCTTGTTTCTGCCTTCTGATAAAAGGTCACAGCTCTTGCCGTCAACTGTTACACTGACAGATATCTTTTTAAGGCGGCTCTTATATACTATCCTGAATTCTTTGCTGCCGTTTATGCTCATGTAATCGAGCAGCAGCTCTTCAAGCAGCAGCTTGAACCTGAGCCTGGTCTTTGCATCTATTCCGCTTCTTTCAAGAAAGCTGTAGGCTTCCTCGGAAGCTGATGATATGTTTTTGCGGTTAAGTTC from Ruminococcus sp. NK3A76 includes these protein-coding regions:
- a CDS encoding ABC transporter ATP-binding protein, with amino-acid sequence MELNRKNISSASEEAYSFLERSGIDAKTRLRFKLLLEELLLDYMSINGSKEFRIVYKSRLKKISVSVTVDGKSCDLLSEGRNKIQSRIMSSLDCPPTWEFKGKKNVIVYSPQVPHVDFKMTKEILKYMMKKKKSFVAACILRAFQMFFNVLEPIISAQIIIAYSGSEIKKIYLAAGLLLLQAVAASFLNYITSKMLRASYGEMIKQMKYDLTENIMRVRTDCMDENGTGVFTQRLINETEKVVDSIDEILAASTELLRLISLLAAFALVSVKMLVFEIVLFTIYFLIQRSHHINLTDDMRRCSSAIERHTSFTGEMVRAHRDIKLMHCEQSFMTKLRSSIDESVDLVSDMRFRSMRFILLRTQFVGWTNFMYMALLALQMSLGKMSPSSALILYNYNGRVYTCSQSISSMMSSVYNLGLASERIFQLMNSDDYEKEVFGDKHLDTVKGDIELHDVHFSYRRANGSKVSVLNGIDLHIKAGEFVAFVGQSGCGKSTILSLISRLYEPDSGTITLDGCDIKELDQDTVRGSIQMVSQMPYIFNMSIRDNLAVVKDDLSDEEMINACKIACIHDDIMRLPQTYDTVVGEGGISLSGGQRQRLAIARSIVRSHPIMMLDEATSALDNITQAKIREAIDDMQGSRTIIMIAHRLSTVINCKHLFFISEGRVLAEGSHQELLENCPEYRQLYSEEITDAE